In the Clostridium sporogenes genome, one interval contains:
- a CDS encoding ZIP family metal transporter has protein sequence MGWFKELNPIMQALLATLFTWAVTALGAALVFFFKNINKKVLNAMLGFAAGVMIAASYWSLLAPAIEMSESQGKVAWIPAAVGFLAGGIFLRIVDKILPHLHLGKEKEDAEGIKTTWQKSILLVLAITLHNIPEGLAVGVAFGAVGANIESASLAGAIALALGIGIQNFPEGAAVSIPLRREGNSRLKSFWYGQASGIVEPIAGVIGAAAVLFIRNLLPYALSFAAGAMIFVVVEELIPEAQVGNDTDISSIGVLIGFTVMMILDVALG, from the coding sequence ATGGGGTGGTTTAAGGAATTAAATCCTATTATGCAGGCTTTATTAGCTACTTTGTTTACTTGGGCAGTGACAGCATTAGGTGCAGCATTAGTGTTTTTCTTTAAAAATATAAATAAAAAAGTATTAAATGCTATGTTAGGTTTTGCGGCAGGAGTAATGATTGCTGCTAGCTATTGGTCACTTTTAGCTCCAGCTATAGAAATGTCAGAATCCCAAGGAAAGGTTGCATGGATACCAGCAGCAGTAGGATTTTTAGCAGGAGGAATATTTTTAAGAATAGTAGATAAAATTCTTCCACATCTTCATCTGGGTAAAGAAAAAGAGGATGCAGAAGGGATAAAAACTACTTGGCAAAAAAGCATATTATTAGTTTTAGCTATAACTCTTCATAATATACCAGAAGGTTTAGCTGTAGGAGTAGCTTTTGGTGCTGTTGGAGCTAATATAGAATCCGCATCTTTAGCAGGAGCTATAGCATTGGCACTAGGCATAGGAATTCAAAATTTTCCTGAAGGAGCAGCGGTATCTATCCCATTAAGAAGAGAAGGAAATAGCAGATTGAAAAGCTTTTGGTATGGGCAAGCATCTGGTATAGTTGAACCTATAGCAGGTGTTATAGGTGCAGCAGCAGTATTATTTATAAGAAATTTATTGCCTTATGCATTATCCTTTGCAGCTGGAGCAATGATATTTGTTGTAGTAGAAGAATTAATTCCTGAAGCTCAGGTAGGGAATGATACAGATATATCCTCTATAGGAGTATTAATTGGATTTACTGTAATGATGATATTAGATGTGGCTTTAGGGTAA